The following are encoded together in the Robertmurraya sp. FSL R5-0851 genome:
- a CDS encoding recombinase family protein: MTNHQSPSRVRIIPAKARTSRTEANPGGQKKRIAVYARVSTDSEMQASSYELQVDHYKDYVSKNPAWILADVYADEGISGTSTKNRTEFNRMIQDCEEGRIDYILTKSISRFARNTLDCISIIRRLKSLRPAVGVFFEKENIDTLDSKSELFLTILSSMAQEESRSVSENTKWGVQKRFQQGIVHMPTTFFLGYDTDEDGEIVINEEQAEVVRRIFREYLEGKGCPSIAKGLTRDGLKTGKGNKTWTSDAVYKILKQEKYQGHCLAQKTVTIDFLSHKRVRNRDIQPQYFVKNTHPAIISEETFEAVQQEMKRRSLMMRDPDNKYRQHFSGHSPFSNQYYCGECGRPVIRRRMTSSRKGEKYYISAWQCRVTAGLDRDYKDCKTSYVHETDLENAFMKIMRGMKENLDEVIEEAKQAIQKASLSPPEQQRLEELNTQIEAITDRISDLAARESATSDAIYDATLRHLIYEQEILQQERDSLEDNMQEQLYLEKQFQSLLVLLEETEKLEDFDVTLFKKTIERGIIYKERIVEFQFKCGVKRTLCVRERKTPKKK; the protein is encoded by the coding sequence TTGACTAACCATCAAAGCCCTTCAAGGGTTCGGATAATTCCGGCAAAGGCTAGAACGAGCCGGACGGAAGCGAATCCTGGTGGACAAAAGAAACGGATTGCAGTTTATGCCCGAGTATCCACTGACTCAGAAATGCAGGCAAGCAGTTATGAACTCCAAGTGGATCATTACAAAGATTATGTAAGTAAAAACCCTGCTTGGATACTCGCAGATGTGTATGCAGATGAAGGGATATCAGGGACCTCGACGAAGAACCGTACAGAATTTAATCGAATGATCCAAGACTGTGAAGAAGGGCGGATTGACTATATTTTGACCAAGTCAATCAGTCGCTTCGCGAGAAACACTCTTGACTGCATATCAATTATCAGGCGTTTGAAGAGTCTAAGGCCAGCCGTGGGTGTTTTCTTTGAAAAGGAAAATATTGACACATTAGATTCAAAGTCAGAGCTTTTCCTAACGATTTTATCCTCAATGGCACAGGAAGAAAGCCGCAGCGTAAGTGAAAATACGAAATGGGGCGTTCAGAAGAGATTCCAACAAGGTATCGTACACATGCCGACTACCTTCTTCTTGGGCTATGATACCGATGAGGACGGAGAAATTGTGATTAACGAGGAACAAGCTGAAGTAGTCAGACGAATTTTTCGAGAGTATTTAGAAGGAAAAGGGTGTCCAAGCATTGCAAAAGGCCTAACAAGAGATGGATTAAAGACAGGAAAGGGAAATAAAACGTGGACGTCAGATGCGGTTTATAAAATCTTGAAACAAGAGAAGTACCAAGGCCACTGTTTAGCACAGAAGACCGTTACGATTGATTTTTTATCGCATAAACGCGTTCGCAACCGAGATATTCAACCACAGTATTTTGTAAAGAACACCCACCCAGCCATTATCAGCGAAGAAACCTTTGAAGCCGTTCAACAAGAAATGAAAAGGCGAAGTTTGATGATGCGGGACCCGGATAACAAATACCGGCAGCACTTTAGCGGACACAGCCCATTTTCCAATCAGTACTATTGCGGAGAATGTGGAAGGCCGGTGATACGAAGAAGGATGACTTCAAGCAGGAAGGGGGAGAAGTATTACATTTCTGCATGGCAATGCCGAGTGACTGCAGGGCTAGATCGAGACTATAAAGATTGTAAAACAAGTTATGTTCATGAGACAGACCTTGAAAATGCCTTTATGAAAATTATGAGGGGAATGAAAGAAAACCTCGATGAAGTAATAGAAGAAGCGAAACAAGCCATTCAAAAAGCATCCCTCTCGCCACCGGAACAACAACGGCTGGAGGAGTTGAACACGCAAATTGAAGCGATAACCGACCGCATTAGTGACTTGGCTGCAAGAGAGTCCGCCACCAGCGATGCCATTTACGATGCGACATTAAGGCACTTGATTTATGAACAAGAAATTCTCCAACAGGAGCGGGACAGCCTAGAGGACAACATGCAAGAACAACTTTATTTAGAAAAGCAATTTCAATCGCTCCTAGTCTTATTAGAAGAAACTGAGAAACTAGAGGACTTTGATGTAACGCTTTTCAAAAAGACAATCGAACGGGGCATTATTTATAAGGAACGAATAGTTGAATTTCAATTTAAATGCGGGGTGAAACGGACCCTCTGTGTAAGAGAACGAAAGACACCCAAGAAGAAATAA